In Aedes albopictus strain Foshan chromosome 3, AalbF5, whole genome shotgun sequence, the genomic window tgatttcatgctattagaaaaaagcaaaaaccatcCGACCGTTCCCGACCGCGTGTGGACAGTGTTGTCAAAAGCGATTGAAAAAACGGCCCGCATACTTTTTTTATTATGGTAAAAGTGCATTATAATTATGAAagagaattatttttttcattcgtaataattaattaaatgtattgaaaatataacaaaaaaatcaacattcaaaaactgttattccctccccctggatattcgatcttgacgcgatgggagggtttaacccattagcactttagcgccagtttattcaccaccgcttggactttgagctagatatatctggtttacgatgTAAGCGCAAATGAAAAAagtcggccgtaagtgctaatgggaatcaaaacagtatccgttgtgcatttatcacaaatAAATGACAAGTTATAATTCCGCTTTCATAGACCTAATTTTAGcattctttgaaatttctcaaatttaataataattgttaaatttaactaacgcaagagtgggtaggggaggtctctgcgttacactcatcattcatcacttgaattcgaaagtacacaggacaggagacgctaggataagttgacttacagccttacagattagattcattacaattagaaaataatggattgattaggtaaagataaaactgttgattttaggagtttatatttgtatttcttatttttataggttttgtagggatgaatatataaaagttgacaaataatcattatcatttttatttttgccaAAAaacagttgactgaacttttttgtttttatatcttagacggtattatttcactgaccaAAAAAAGCAGAAATTTAGTTACAtatttctttaggacttaggacAGTTGACAATGTGAAGGGTTACGGTGGATATAATATTATTTTGGACTAAGATGATcaaagatatgcagaagacgactagcgaaattaggaacacaatttgatacattatagactatattttGATATAAAGGGTTTGACTAATTTctttacaacatcgaatggaagctcaaaaagtgttatctaacactaatatgagagttattcggggatgatgctggtgttgtcaatgactaacatcggttattgccactattggtaatcagcttgaaataattttcagaatgtattataaaataactgaggatattatctgattattgtttggggaagctgtcagaaaaactagttgcccatatcggctaaaaacgctagctctggtagctgtcttcgaataactttcagaaatatcaaatctttaaaaattacctacgacacatttttttttgctctttgtctatttcttaagaatagtactctgaaggcgtttacATAGACAGCctttttttctctctgaatgttgtccagtgacctctgAGATTtacgattattgaaatattgttcaattatcaaatcatctttggagcttccattcgatcaaaacactagtgcgatgggagttaaaaacagtatttttaaaaactactaggtacgacccaatgctaattactacacactttgctcaagttgacgacatcgtctagtccatcgtgagtattggtcctagtagggggaaagttggggtccaggctttgctattagctgtcctgcagctccacctggtcactcttcaaaaaaaaaaaaaaatataacaaaaaaatcaacattcaaaAACTGTTATTACGGAGATTGTTTCAACTGCTCGGGGGGTTGCTTTATCAATTCAATCCTACTCAAAATCAAAGATTGAAGCGCGGTTTGTTTTCTTcactattttttttgtatttttgttagaaatgagcaccAAAAGAAGGCAATGAATCGGTGCCTTCTCGCTTGTTTTCGATGATCAATTTGGGAGTGGTcctattttgaacaatttgaccTTGTTTCTTTTGTAGCTGATgccacaaaaaaaatatttagcttaaatcaaaaccgaagacgtttcTTCTCGTCTAAATGTAAGCCTAATCATTCACCAGGAAGcagagttacagcatctcaacggtgactattttgtatgaaaatcgtgatacgtgatcaattttgaagaaaatctagctttagcgttaaggtagatttttcaaagaattatgtttacaaatatcatttagaactaatccttcattagttttgatttacGAACACGCTATGGATAATCAATTATGGAAGTTTCCTTCATTTGCCCGTCCCCCTAAACTCATAACAAAATTTATGGGCGCttctcattcatgtttcatccgtaaaaaaaacttgaatcttaaagcaacataaaatgtttggcaacactagccCGAACAACGATCGGAGCGAaacgtaaataaacaacaaacattttggaagaaaagAAGATCAATAAGAAACCAGTTATCCGGTCTCGTCTCAGACTCTACCTAAAGGGAGGCTTGAGTGTAGTACTTTTCAAAGGAAATCCTGAGTCAaatgagttcctaaagaaatttctaaaaaaatatttacagaggaattttccaagaaattgcaAAATCAAACTCTGATAAAATTATGATGAAAcgccatttttttaaataatacatGGACACTTCCTCATAGCATTCTTTGATAATAGTTCTGAAAAGTCTCTGaagcagagtttcccattgctcatgtgtacataaatgtgacagcgagcctcccaccaaattgtctcccagctcttcaaaatcacagtgtgctgcgctgctaggaggctcacgaaaatttgGTGGATGCGAGCTAggcgcatagctcccggggagctcgtctcatgcgctgcgtgagctgttggtatctaaagtgaaaaacaacttcttggtaacgaagaacctcaacaactgttttccgtacacaactcaagtgtctggttggtctataagatacgactagggactctcaatgcaaaggttaaggtttcaattctcgttcgtttaggaagtttttgtcgtgaaattttctaatttaaccagcgcatgagacgaagctcatgagacacatcttgagaaaaatgtggcgcacaactttcagtctcaaaatgtacagaactcctgggagcttgcttgccgtgtggctcccgtacatgggactacagcacgtgtacatcaactctgctctGAAGTATTTACGATGATATATGATAAGTTTTTGTAGAATTTGTTGGGCGAATTATTATTAATaaacataataataataaacttATCAAACCAAACTGTGGAGAAACAATACCGTGGAGCTCGTGAAATTTCTTATCATTTTAAAGACATAGCTTTTCAATCTACCATTTATTTTGATACTACGTCAGATTCTATCTAAAGTTAAGAAACAAATGGATTCTTACCCCAAAGGTATTGCAGAACGATGCCACTCTCTCCAATCAATTGATATTTATCCACATCCACCCAGGCACTGAAACATAAAGTATTTTATTATCATTTTCATCAACTTTTAAAAACCAAACCAAACTTACTTATCCGCAGTAGCGACCTTGTTAGACGACACCACCACTTGCATTCGTTTATCAACTCCACTGTACAAACTGGTCAAACCCAGCGCAACCGGTTCCGTTCCGAAGTTCAGCGCGACGACCACGTAGCCCACCTTTTCGACCTTCCGTTTGTACACGAGCAGATTCTCCCCGGACACCAGGATTTCGAGGTCTCCTTCGGCCAGGATTTGGCGCTTGCGGTACTTGGTCAGCTTCTTGAATATCTTCAGATGGGTCTTGCGAGCCCGGTTCTGAGCCTGGACGTTGAGGGACTTATAGTTCTCCGCCACCGGAAGCCACGTTTTAGCTGCGTTAGAGAAACCTGCGTTCTTTCCATTGTCCCACTGCATTGGCGTACGAAACGGATCTCGTGAGTAAGCGGAAAAGGTAGCTTCATCCGTTCTACAGGCAGCCGGATCAACGGTTTCATTCCAAGGAATCCACTGATCGAGCATTCCGATTTCCTCGCCGTAGTACGTGACGGCAATATCCGGCAACGTTTGCAAAGCGATGTTGTATAAATCGATTTTGCTCTCGCCCAGGCGAGATCCAATGCGACTGTTGTCGTGATTTCCCAGTACCCAGTTGGATCGCCTGTTCGCTGGTTTGGCATCCAACCAGGTTTTGACGTATTTGGCAAAGTCTGCGCCAGTGCTGGTCTTGTCAATGTAACCCATCATTACGAAGTTGAACGGAATCTGTGCCCCGTTAGCGGTAGCGTTACCGAAGAACTCGATGATCTTCGGAAGACTTGTATAACCCTCGGTCATCATAATTCGAGTTCTATTGTCTTTCTCGGTATACTCGTCCAAAACTGCACGCCATTGATATATCATGTCGTAGGTTTCCGGTTGATCCATGGTTTGTGTATGGGTCAAATAGGCTGCATTCTCGGGATCGTTGGAGGCTCGACTCTGTGGCTCATCACGGTAACGTCCGTCGTACTCGGCACTTTCGAAGATATAAGGTACGGCATCAATTCTGAACCCAGAAACTCCACGATCCAACCAGTAGCGGAGCACGTTCTTCATCTCTTCAACTACTGCTGGATTGCGGTAGTTAAGATCCGGTTGTTGCTTTAGGAACTGATGCAGATAAAACTCCTGACGCTGTTCATTCCATTCCCACGACGATCCACGGAACAAACTTAACCAGTTTGATGGTGGAACTTTGGTGTTGTTCGGGCCGTCTACCCCTGGATGCCATACGTAGAAATCCTTGTACGTCTCGTCTTTTTCCACAGACCTTATGAAGTATTCGTGT contains:
- the LOC109410996 gene encoding probable maltase; amino-acid sequence: MKIFIPLLTNLLVGLTTALDWWEHGNFYQIYPRSFKDSDGDGIGDLDGITEKLQYLKDIGMDGIWLSPIFSSPMVDFGYDISNFRQIQAEYGDLDAFQSLSDKCKELGLHLILDFVPNHTSDQHEYFIRSVEKDETYKDFYVWHPGVDGPNNTKVPPSNWLSLFRGSSWEWNEQRQEFYLHQFLKQQPDLNYRNPAVVEEMKNVLRYWLDRGVSGFRIDAVPYIFESAEYDGRYRDEPQSRASNDPENAAYLTHTQTMDQPETYDMIYQWRAVLDEYTEKDNRTRIMMTEGYTSLPKIIEFFGNATANGAQIPFNFVMMGYIDKTSTGADFAKYVKTWLDAKPANRRSNWVLGNHDNSRIGSRLGESKIDLYNIALQTLPDIAVTYYGEEIGMLDQWIPWNETVDPAACRTDEATFSAYSRDPFRTPMQWDNGKNAGFSNAAKTWLPVAENYKSLNVQAQNRARKTHLKIFKKLTKYRKRQILAEGDLEILVSGENLLVYKRKVEKVGYVVVALNFGTEPVALGLTSLYSGVDKRMQVVVSSNKVATADK